A window of the Chloroflexus sp. Y-396-1 genome harbors these coding sequences:
- a CDS encoding alpha-amylase family glycosyl hydrolase — translation MQDWERIQREASRSFDRLLPRVSQAFFAAGGAAADWGVFEQRLRYEWLRLFELLLSLYGTQYDFFYHLEQLLLMMAQSWYERPSWLKQRDSLRETDAEWFQSERMMGGVLYVDRFCGTLSRLREFIPYFKELGLTYIHLMPLFAAPEGNNDGGYAVSSYRHVNPRLGTTAELAKLAYDLDRAGISLVLDFVFNHTSDEHEWARRAQAGDPDYQEFYFLFPDRTMPDAYERTLREIFPTVRRGSFTWRADMQRWVWTTFNSFQWDLNYTNPAVFRAMAAEMLFLANLGVTVLRLDAVPFIWKRMGTNCENQLEAHRIIQAFNAIARVAAPSLLFKSEAIVHPDDVLSYVSPDECQLSYNPLLMALLWETLATREVKLLAHSLSHRFRLPPGCAWINYLRSHDDIGWTFDDNDARAVGIDPVGHRQFLNAFYTGRFPGSFARGLPFQENPETGDARVSGTLASLAGLEQALSSDDPQAIEIAIRRIILLHSVILSIGGIPLIYLGDEVGTLNDYSYVNDPAKAIDSRWVHRPLRNQSAMNQRHDSTTVPGRIFSALTYLIRLRTSLPALRDGAMEIVRSDNRHVLAYVRQTGSQRVLVLVNFSEYPQTIAGNLLRMYGPGPELFDLVHEQVVATSTDLTLQPYQFVWLTPAWPKAHRSR, via the coding sequence ATGCAAGACTGGGAGCGAATCCAACGTGAGGCGAGTCGGTCATTCGATCGACTACTACCAAGAGTTTCGCAGGCATTTTTTGCAGCCGGCGGTGCGGCTGCCGATTGGGGTGTGTTCGAGCAAAGATTGCGGTACGAATGGCTAAGGTTGTTTGAGTTGTTGCTCAGTCTTTACGGTACGCAGTACGACTTCTTTTATCACCTCGAACAATTGTTACTGATGATGGCTCAAAGCTGGTATGAACGACCGTCCTGGCTCAAACAGCGTGACTCACTGCGCGAGACCGACGCCGAATGGTTTCAATCAGAGCGCATGATGGGCGGTGTGCTCTACGTTGATCGTTTCTGTGGTACTCTCAGTCGCTTGCGTGAGTTTATTCCGTATTTCAAAGAGCTGGGATTAACCTATATCCATCTGATGCCGCTGTTTGCAGCACCGGAAGGGAATAACGATGGTGGCTATGCCGTTAGTAGCTATCGCCACGTGAATCCCCGACTCGGTACCACTGCTGAGCTTGCTAAACTGGCCTATGATCTCGATAGAGCAGGGATCAGCCTGGTGCTTGATTTCGTCTTTAACCACACCTCTGACGAACACGAATGGGCGCGACGCGCACAGGCGGGTGATCCCGATTATCAGGAGTTCTACTTCCTCTTCCCGGATCGCACGATGCCGGATGCTTACGAACGGACTCTGCGCGAAATCTTTCCAACGGTACGACGCGGGAGCTTTACCTGGCGGGCTGATATGCAGCGTTGGGTCTGGACGACCTTCAATAGCTTTCAGTGGGACCTGAACTATACCAATCCGGCTGTCTTTCGGGCAATGGCCGCCGAGATGCTGTTCCTGGCTAATCTTGGTGTAACGGTGTTACGTCTTGATGCAGTTCCGTTCATCTGGAAACGAATGGGTACCAACTGTGAAAATCAACTCGAAGCACACCGGATCATTCAGGCTTTCAATGCCATTGCGCGAGTTGCAGCGCCATCGCTGCTCTTCAAATCTGAGGCGATAGTCCATCCTGATGATGTTTTGAGTTACGTTAGCCCTGACGAATGTCAACTCTCGTACAACCCGCTCTTGATGGCCTTACTCTGGGAGACACTGGCAACTCGCGAAGTGAAATTGCTAGCGCATTCGCTGAGCCATCGCTTTCGCTTGCCCCCAGGGTGCGCGTGGATCAACTACCTGCGTTCACACGACGATATTGGCTGGACATTTGATGACAACGATGCACGTGCGGTAGGGATCGATCCGGTAGGTCATCGCCAGTTTTTGAATGCGTTCTACACCGGACGTTTTCCGGGATCGTTCGCACGTGGCTTGCCATTCCAAGAAAACCCTGAGACCGGTGATGCACGGGTGTCAGGAACGCTCGCTTCACTGGCCGGTCTTGAACAGGCGCTGAGCAGTGATGATCCACAAGCAATAGAGATCGCAATTCGCCGTATTATTTTGTTGCACAGCGTCATTCTGAGTATCGGTGGGATTCCGTTGATCTACCTGGGTGATGAAGTAGGCACTCTCAACGACTATAGCTACGTCAACGACCCGGCAAAAGCCATTGATAGTCGTTGGGTACATCGTCCGTTGCGCAACCAGTCAGCGATGAATCAACGTCACGATTCGACTACCGTGCCCGGTCGCATTTTCAGCGCCTTAACCTACCTTATCCGCTTACGAACTAGTTTACCGGCCTTACGTGATGGCGCGATGGAGATAGTACGCAGTGATAACCGTCATGTCCTCGCCTACGTGCGGCAGACAGGTTCACAGCGTGTATTGGTTTTGGTCAATTTTTCGGAATATCCACAGACGATTGCCGGTAATCTGTTGCGGATGTATGGTCCCGGCCCTGAGCTATTCGACTTGGTTCACGAGCAGGTGGTAGCGACATCAACCGACCTTACTCTGCAACCTTATCAGTTTGTCTGGCTAACACCAGCGTGGCCCAAGGCCCACCGTTCTCGATAG
- a CDS encoding TIGR04086 family membrane protein encodes MNIRWTAVISGFMTDFALTILLQMMIVLFGQSAVFTEPSLQNPIHVLLILLGASLTGVGGFVAGWFASEAFAMHGLLVGVVGILVAALANVGISVPPLLLFGQVLGCACGAFGGMLAGRLRRISPIE; translated from the coding sequence GTGAACATTCGTTGGACGGCGGTTATTTCTGGTTTTATGACCGATTTCGCGCTGACCATCCTTTTGCAAATGATGATCGTGCTGTTCGGGCAGAGTGCAGTGTTTACCGAACCATCACTCCAAAATCCGATTCACGTGCTGCTGATTTTGCTTGGCGCCAGTCTGACTGGGGTGGGCGGGTTTGTTGCTGGCTGGTTCGCCAGTGAAGCATTTGCAATGCATGGTCTGCTGGTCGGCGTCGTTGGGATTCTGGTTGCGGCTCTGGCAAATGTTGGTATATCAGTGCCACCGCTACTACTATTCGGTCAGGTATTGGGGTGTGCTTGCGGAGCATTCGGCGGGATGCTGGCCGGACGATTACGCAGGATTTCACCGATAGAGTAG
- the trxA gene encoding thioredoxin, translating into MAKPIVVNDSDFAEKVLQSPTPVVVDFWAPWCGPCRVIAPILDKLANEYEGRLTIAKVNTDDNVQYASQLGIQGIPTLVIFKNGREVSRIIGARPEAMYRELFDKVLAMA; encoded by the coding sequence ATGGCTAAGCCAATTGTTGTCAATGATTCTGATTTTGCCGAAAAGGTCTTGCAGTCGCCGACACCGGTTGTCGTTGATTTCTGGGCGCCGTGGTGCGGCCCGTGCCGCGTGATTGCACCAATTCTTGACAAGCTGGCCAACGAATATGAGGGGCGGCTCACCATTGCCAAGGTGAACACCGATGACAACGTACAATATGCTTCGCAACTCGGTATCCAAGGTATCCCAACCCTCGTGATCTTCAAGAACGGCCGCGAAGTAAGTCGAATCATTGGTGCTCGGCCAGAAGCAATGTACCGCGAACTGTTTGACAAAGTTCTGGCAATGGCGTGA
- a CDS encoding metal-sensitive transcriptional regulator, producing MNAGIRPLAPERREEVLRRLRRIEGQVRGIQRMVTEGRDCRDIVHQIAAIRQALASANSVVLECYAQNCLSDPDNCRAETISELIELFKDVC from the coding sequence ATGAATGCCGGAATTCGTCCGCTGGCGCCGGAACGGCGTGAGGAAGTATTGCGCCGCCTACGGCGGATCGAAGGTCAGGTGCGCGGCATCCAGCGCATGGTCACCGAAGGCCGCGATTGCCGCGACATCGTGCACCAGATTGCGGCAATCCGGCAGGCTCTAGCCAGCGCCAATAGTGTTGTGCTAGAATGCTACGCCCAAAACTGTTTGAGCGATCCGGACAACTGCCGTGCAGAGACGATCAGTGAGTTGATCGAGTTGTTTAAGGACGTCTGTTAG
- a CDS encoding ABC transporter permease, with protein sequence MKAITSHNLFRRLGLSLVLGIVLLLLLEWGLPAAGIPAYLLPPPSRVIAAALQPEVRLLYHTGATAGAALFGLAIGICVALSLAIVFLFVRPIEDVLYPWILVGQSLPSVALAPLLTVWLGPGIAARAAMAALFASFPLLIATISGLRRPAPEQLAMMEAYGASKWQILRMLRLPAALPFIFSGLRVAGALAVIGALVSELAGAGQGLGYLITTSTYRLATDRAFAAVAAAAGLALILHSLFLWLEHLIVYWERER encoded by the coding sequence ATGAAGGCTATCACGTCGCACAACTTGTTCCGTCGCCTAGGACTATCACTGGTGCTCGGCATTGTTCTGTTACTCTTACTCGAATGGGGTCTGCCTGCTGCCGGTATTCCGGCGTACCTGTTACCACCACCCTCGCGAGTGATTGCAGCCGCACTCCAGCCTGAAGTGCGATTGCTATACCACACGGGCGCTACGGCTGGGGCGGCCCTGTTCGGACTGGCTATTGGGATATGCGTTGCACTTAGCCTGGCTATCGTGTTTCTCTTTGTTCGACCAATCGAAGATGTGCTATACCCGTGGATCTTGGTGGGGCAGAGCCTCCCCTCAGTTGCTCTGGCGCCACTGCTTACGGTCTGGCTAGGGCCTGGGATCGCAGCCCGCGCTGCGATGGCCGCACTCTTTGCCAGCTTTCCACTCCTTATCGCTACCATCAGCGGTTTACGCCGTCCGGCCCCTGAACAACTGGCCATGATGGAAGCCTATGGTGCATCAAAATGGCAGATTTTGCGCATGCTTCGGCTACCGGCAGCACTCCCCTTCATTTTCAGCGGTCTGCGCGTGGCCGGTGCACTGGCCGTTATTGGGGCGCTGGTCAGTGAACTCGCTGGAGCGGGGCAGGGATTGGGCTATCTGATCACTACGTCTACGTATCGCCTGGCAACCGATCGTGCGTTTGCTGCGGTCGCTGCTGCTGCTGGCCTGGCGCTTATCCTTCACAGTCTGTTTCTCTGGCTTGAGCACCTCATTGTGTACTGGGAACGCGAACGGTAG
- a CDS encoding metal-dependent hydrolase, translating into MATLGRNVTITLIGHGTFHLTTPEGRNILIDAWVDGNPACPEPWKARVREKLAAIFVTHGHFDHIGDLVDLARATGATVVCQYDLVPYFEGQGIPAAQIVGFNKGGTVTVADVRATMTTAHHSSTIYENGQIINLGTAAGYVLRFSNGFTIYHTGDTCVTMDMQIIAELYRPELVILPIGDHFTMDPRQAAYALKLMGSPKYAIPEHYGTFPILVGTPEALIEHCREFGVTTEIIALKPGESVS; encoded by the coding sequence TTGGCAACGCTTGGACGTAACGTCACGATCACTCTGATCGGTCATGGCACCTTCCACCTGACTACTCCGGAAGGCCGCAATATTCTGATTGATGCGTGGGTTGATGGGAATCCGGCCTGTCCGGAGCCATGGAAGGCGCGGGTACGTGAGAAGCTGGCTGCAATCTTTGTCACGCACGGTCATTTCGATCACATCGGTGATCTGGTCGATCTGGCACGCGCAACCGGAGCAACGGTGGTTTGCCAGTATGATCTGGTGCCCTACTTTGAAGGCCAGGGTATCCCCGCTGCGCAGATCGTTGGCTTCAATAAGGGCGGTACCGTTACCGTCGCCGATGTTCGTGCGACAATGACCACCGCCCATCATTCGAGCACAATCTATGAAAACGGACAGATCATCAATCTTGGTACCGCGGCCGGATATGTATTGCGCTTTAGCAATGGCTTCACCATCTATCATACTGGTGATACCTGCGTAACGATGGATATGCAGATCATCGCCGAGCTGTACCGCCCTGAGTTGGTGATTTTGCCTATTGGCGACCACTTTACGATGGATCCACGCCAGGCAGCTTATGCCCTCAAGCTGATGGGATCGCCCAAATATGCTATTCCTGAGCACTACGGGACGTTCCCCATTCTGGTCGGTACACCAGAGGCGCTAATCGAGCATTGTCGTGAGTTTGGGGTGACAACCGAGATCATCGCATTGAAGCCCGGTGAGTCGGTCAGTTAG
- a CDS encoding ABC transporter substrate-binding protein, producing the protein MSPRFRQTLLLFVILIIVTGCTNTSVNNSTNNAPEVTKVTMRLQWLPQFQFAGYLVADARGYYRDAGLEVTILPGGPDAVPLPLVATGADTFGSTGADTILISREQGIEVVALATWFQASPVAFMVHRDSGIRSPKDFVGRRVGMFYGDNVETEYRALLAATGVDPTSVIEIPGDYSLAPFLERRADVWPVYATDQPYTARAAGADIELIVARDYGVELMGDVLFTTAAFARQNPNTVRAFVQATLRGWQDALSDPAAAIEIILARSPDFDRDHLEFEAVETIKLMRYGIGQRCVGASDREVWAKEAQLLQSLGVLKTAIDPATVLDTTAVDDYYRTLGIECQ; encoded by the coding sequence ATGTCACCCCGTTTCAGACAAACATTATTGCTGTTTGTGATCCTTATTATCGTAACCGGTTGTACGAACACATCGGTAAACAACAGCACCAACAACGCTCCAGAAGTGACGAAAGTCACGATGCGGCTACAATGGCTTCCACAGTTTCAGTTTGCCGGTTACCTGGTCGCCGATGCTCGCGGGTATTACCGCGATGCCGGCTTAGAGGTGACGATTCTCCCCGGCGGGCCTGATGCCGTTCCGTTACCACTAGTTGCCACAGGCGCCGATACCTTCGGGAGCACCGGCGCCGATACCATCTTGATCAGTCGTGAGCAAGGGATTGAGGTTGTGGCGCTGGCAACCTGGTTTCAGGCCAGTCCGGTCGCATTTATGGTGCACCGTGATAGCGGCATTCGCTCACCAAAAGATTTCGTCGGGCGGCGCGTTGGGATGTTCTACGGCGATAATGTCGAGACTGAGTATCGGGCACTCCTGGCGGCCACCGGCGTTGATCCAACCAGCGTGATTGAAATTCCGGGTGATTACAGCCTGGCACCGTTCCTCGAACGGCGTGCCGATGTCTGGCCAGTCTACGCGACTGATCAGCCATACACCGCTCGCGCTGCTGGTGCCGATATTGAACTTATTGTAGCGCGTGATTACGGCGTTGAACTGATGGGCGACGTGCTGTTTACGACTGCTGCGTTTGCACGCCAGAATCCAAACACGGTGCGCGCCTTCGTCCAGGCGACATTGCGCGGCTGGCAAGATGCGTTGAGCGATCCGGCGGCAGCCATCGAGATTATTCTGGCCCGCAGCCCTGACTTTGATCGTGATCATTTAGAGTTTGAAGCCGTTGAGACGATCAAGTTAATGCGCTATGGGATTGGTCAGCGCTGCGTTGGAGCCAGTGATCGTGAAGTTTGGGCCAAAGAAGCGCAACTCTTGCAGTCGCTCGGTGTGCTGAAGACTGCTATTGATCCGGCTACTGTCCTGGATACCACTGCGGTTGATGACTATTACCGCACGCTCGGTATTGAATGTCAGTAG
- the glyA gene encoding serine hydroxymethyltransferase, with protein MLEHLRATDPLIADLIEREAQRQRQGLELIASENYTSLAVMEAQGSVLTNKYAEGLPGRRYYGGCEFVDAIEQLAIDRACQLFGTTHANVQPHSGAQANIAVFTALLQPGDTILGMRLDHGGHLTHGSPVNFSGKWYNVHFYGVDLQTGQIDYDDLAAKARAFRPKLITSGASAYPRIIDFARMRQIADEVGALLMADIAHIAGLVAAGEHPSPVGFAHVITTTTHKTLRGPRGGLILMGEEFAKQLNSSVFPGTQGGPLMHVIAGKAVAFGEALRPEFKQYAAQIRRNARALAEGLLAQGLSLVSGGTDNHLMLVDLRSTGLTGAQAQRALDKAAITVNKNAIPDDPQPPMKTSGIRIGTPAVTTRGMREREMAQIAAWIGEVLTYPDDEARLHRIAGEVAEMCRHFPVPADMVQVR; from the coding sequence ATGCTTGAACATCTTCGCGCAACCGATCCGCTCATCGCCGATCTGATTGAGCGAGAGGCGCAACGTCAACGGCAGGGGCTTGAGCTGATTGCCAGTGAAAATTACACGAGCCTGGCAGTCATGGAGGCGCAGGGATCGGTTTTGACGAATAAGTATGCCGAGGGCTTACCCGGTCGGCGGTACTACGGTGGATGCGAGTTCGTTGATGCGATTGAACAGTTGGCCATCGACCGGGCCTGTCAGTTATTTGGCACAACCCACGCTAATGTGCAACCGCACAGTGGCGCACAGGCCAATATTGCCGTATTTACAGCATTACTCCAGCCTGGAGATACGATTCTCGGCATGCGGCTCGACCATGGCGGGCATCTGACCCATGGCAGCCCAGTCAATTTTTCTGGCAAGTGGTACAACGTCCATTTCTACGGTGTGGACCTCCAAACCGGTCAGATCGACTACGATGATCTGGCAGCAAAGGCGCGGGCGTTCCGCCCGAAACTGATTACGTCGGGGGCCAGTGCTTATCCACGGATCATCGATTTTGCCCGTATGCGCCAGATTGCTGATGAGGTTGGGGCGCTGCTGATGGCCGATATTGCCCACATTGCGGGCCTGGTGGCCGCCGGTGAGCATCCTTCACCGGTTGGTTTCGCGCACGTGATTACGACAACGACCCACAAGACGCTGCGTGGCCCGCGTGGCGGTTTGATCTTGATGGGGGAAGAGTTTGCCAAACAACTCAACTCGAGTGTTTTCCCCGGAACACAGGGTGGGCCGTTGATGCACGTGATCGCCGGTAAGGCAGTAGCATTTGGTGAAGCGCTGCGCCCCGAATTTAAGCAGTATGCAGCCCAGATTCGGCGTAACGCCCGCGCATTAGCCGAAGGATTACTTGCGCAGGGCCTGTCATTGGTGAGCGGTGGTACTGATAACCATCTGATGCTGGTTGATCTGCGTAGCACGGGGTTGACGGGTGCGCAGGCGCAACGTGCGCTCGATAAAGCGGCTATCACTGTCAACAAGAATGCTATTCCCGACGATCCACAACCACCGATGAAGACGAGTGGGATCCGGATTGGAACACCGGCAGTCACAACCCGTGGTATGCGTGAGCGCGAGATGGCACAGATTGCGGCCTGGATTGGCGAAGTACTGACGTATCCCGACGATGAGGCTCGCCTGCACCGGATAGCAGGTGAAGTAGCAGAGATGTGCCGCCATTTTCCGGTACCGGCCGATATGGTGCAGGTGCGTTAA